The genomic window GCCCATACCCAGCACTAATTAGGACTAGCAAACCTCAGCTTCAAGATCGAAGGCGAAGCCAGGATTTCGCCTGCTGTCAGCAATAAGGTGTAGCTTCTATCACTGGGCACAAGCAGGACAACGTTAAACCATTAATGCTTTGCTCTTCTCCCACTAACAGTAAAGGCAGAGCAGTTAACTTCATGACAGTGGTGAGAGCAGTGtgttcagctcctccagcacaccCCGCAGGAAATACACACTGTCAGGTTTCCATTTACAACGTTGTTATTTTCCAAACTCTTTATATTGGCCACCTCAGTGTTTTCATTAGTTCACATGCACTTCATCATGTTAATAAGTCTGTACTTCAGCAGACACAGGGAAGGGACACAcaccccctcttcccctccaggtTTTCAGTCTTCTTTCACCGAGTATGATAGGGTAACATTTACAAGCTTTGTTTATATTTCAAGAGAGCATTTGTCTGTGCGCTGTCAAACACTGTGTGTGGCATGACAGGATAGAGAGACAATAAATCCTGGTAAAAGGGTATCAGGAATAcctacagcagctgaagagctttgTAACAGAAAAATGATGGCAAGCGTGAATGAAGTATGAATGGGAATGTGTGCAAgcaccagcaggaacagcagaaCAGAGGGCTATAAAAACCAGGCTGCTTTGTTAACACAGAAAAACATgcccagcagaaagaaaagggacTGCTCTGCTTATGTCAAGGCCACCTGCACTCTGCAAACAGACCCAACACAGATGATCAGTCAGCAAAAGACCTGGCATCCTGACCCCAGGAGGGCAGGAACAATGCTGCGGCATCAGCTACACCTTGCCCTTCCTGTTAGCCCACCAGGAGAACACACATGCTGAAAACAAGGGGGAAATAGTCAAAGGGCAGCAACCTGACCTATGATTTACAGAGAAAAAAGTAATCAGGATTCTGAGGTAAAAGGTCACCAGTTTATGCCTCTTAAGGGAAATGAAAGACATATCCAGAAACCATCCCCAGTCAAGGGGAGCCTTGGAGCTATAGCCTGGGAGCTGGCATTCCCTGCTCTTTTGTATCAAACACACAGGGTATGTGTGTCACAGTGAGAATGAATTAAATCTATAAGAGAATGAGAGTAAGTCGACAAAATCAACTTGTTTAAAGATTCTGTGAATAAATACCCCCTTCCCCTTTTATAAGATCTCACACTGAACTTTCTCACACCCATTTCTCCACTGCAGCAGtttcccacccagccctggaCAGATGGTGTTTCTCAGATTGTAAGGTCATGATTAAGTCTGGCAAGTGAAATACAAAACatcagggaaaaaaccccaacacagcactgctcagcaccaaCAGCCTTTTTTCCTGGCCAGGCCAGTGAGAAGGAACTACAATTATGGATTCAATGTCTTCATACTGTAACTATAAAATACCTTTAACTGGTGGAATTGGTTCCTTTCCTCCAGAACCAGGTTTGCACTGCAGTCAGAAACTGTGGTTTGCTCTCACTCACCTCAGGGCAACTGACTTTCTattaacaaaaggaaaacaagaagttAGGTAAGAGTCTGTGTTATCTGAAAGCATGCAGTCCATCACGCAACAAGAAATAAATCCCTTTTATCTCCAGTCATAAGACTGTGGTGTCTGTGTAGGCTCTCACTGGTATTAGTGCTGTTCtgtcttggtttgggttttagcCTCCTCATTTGGTGCACTGAATTTCCTCCCTTCACAGGAAttagaaacagaatcacagaatggtctgggttggaagggacttccaaaggtcatctagtcctacCCGACGTTgacctgggcaacccattccaatggtcaatctctctgtgaagagcttctttctaagatcaagcctaaacttcccccctgtacagcttgagattgtgtcttcttgttctcttgctggttgcctgggagaagagaccaactcccacctggctacaacctcccttcaggtagttgtagacagcaataaggtctcccctgagcagcctcctctgcaggctaaacaaccccagctccctcagctgctactcataggactgtgctccaaacccctcaccagctttgctgcccttctctggacacattccagcatctcaacatctttcttaaactgaggggcccagaactggacacagtactcaaagtgtggcctaaccagtgctgaatacggGGACAGAATGAGTTCCCTGGTCCACTATttctgatgtaggccaggatgccaatggccttcttggctacctgggcacactgctggctcatgttcaactggCTGTCAACCAtaaaccccaggtccctctctgcctggctgctctccagctactctgatgccagcctgtagcactacatgGGGGTGTtttggccaaagtgtagaacccagcGCTTAGAtatgttcaatctcatgccattggaccctgcccatctgtccaggctgtcaaggtccctctgcagagccctcctaccctctaacagattgacacctgctcccaacttggtgtcattgcaaacttactgctgatggactcaattcccTTCAGTGTTCTTTACTGTTCTTCTTAACTATTCCAGTAACTACGCCATGATCTCCAGTTCccagtggctgcagctctgagccctgttgCACCAACCAACCAGCCTCTCGCATTTAAGGTTTTGCCTTCATTCCCACCTTCATTTCTGGTATCTGCACAGACCAGTCCTCTggcctgaaaaaaaccaaaatcaatcAGGAGAGGTGAGGTAGAGGAATTGTTTCTGTGGGACACCAATTTGGAAACCATGCTTTGTTTCTAAACAGCGTTTTAAGAGAGGCACAAGTACGGTATGAAATCCAAAACAAGCATCTGAGAAAAATCAGTCCTGCAGACCGCTCTATTTTTGTTCCTCGAGCAGCCAAGCCTGCTACAGATTACAAGCAGCCAGCTTCCACATACCTGCAAATGTCAAAGCTGTTAGGGACAGCTCTGCTTAATTCCAAGAAGTCCACAGGAAAATTGCACTGGCGACAGCTCTTTCCCCCCAGTAATTCTGTGCCTGCTCCTAGGGAACATGTCTACTGCTTCTcctattttcttctgcttttaagACTACCTTAAAATAAGTagcagtaattattttttttttattaccttTCCCACAATAATACAGCACACTAAATGCATGCTGAAGTCTGGCAGGACTTTTGGCCTAGTTTTAATTGCTACACTTCAAACAAAGATTGGTTTTATGCAACATTGAAACCACTCTGATTTCTgcatgggcccctcagtttaggaaggatgttgacttgctggaacgagtccagagaagagcaacaaagttggtgaggggtttggaacataagccctacgaggagaggctgagggagctggggttgcttagcctggagaagaggagactcaggggtgaccttattactctctacgactacctgaagggaggttgtagacagacggatgttggtctcttctcccaggcgaccagtaccagaacaagaggacacagtctcaggctgcgccaggggaggttcaggctagatgttaggaaaaagttctatacagaaagagtgattgccgattggaatgggctgcctggggaggtggtggagtcgccatcactggaggttttcaggagaagacttgatggggtgcttggtgccatgggttagttgtttgggtggtgttggattggttgatgggttggacgtgatgatcttgaaggtctcttccaacctggtttattctatgtattctatgtattctaagggTAGCGCatcttggagctgcagcagtgcggTGCACAAGGGTAGCGCatcttggagctgcagcagtgcggTGCACAAGGGTAGCGCatcttggagctgcagcagtgcggTGCACAAGGGTAGAGCatcttggagctgcagcagtgcggTGCACAAGGGTAGAGCatcttggagctgcagcagtgcggTGCACAAGGGTAGAGCatcttggagctgcagcagtgcggCGCACAAGGGTAGAGCatcttggagctgcagcagtgcggCGCACAAGGGTAGAGCatcttggagctgcagcagtgcggTGCACAAGGGTAGAGCatcttggagctgcagcagtgcagtgcacaAGGGTAGCGCatcttggagctgcagcagtgcggCGCACAAGGGTAGCGCatcttggagctgcagcagtgcggTGCACAAGGGTAGAGCatcttggagctgcagcagtgcggTGCACAAGGGTAGAGCatcttggagctgcagcagtgcggTGCACAAGGGTAGAGCatcttggagctgcagcagtgcggTGCACAAGGGTAGAGCatcttggagctgcagcagtgcagtgcacaAGGGTAGCGCatcttggagctgcagcagtgcggCGCACAAGGGTAGCGCatcttggagctgcagcagtgcggTGCACAAGGGTAGCGCatcttggagctgcagcagtgcggTGCACAAGGGTAGAGCatcttggagctgcagcagtgcggTGCACAAGGGTAGCGCatcttggagctgcagcagtgcggTGCACAAGGGTAGCGCatcttggagctgcagcagtgcggTGCACAAGGGTAGAGCatcttggagctgcagcagtgcggTGCACAAGGGTAGCGCatcttggagctgcagcagtgcggTGCACAAGGGTAGAGCatcttggagctgcagcagtgcggTGCACAAGGGTAGAGCATCTTGGAGCTGCAACAGTGCGGTGCACAAGGGTAGAACATCTTGGAGCTGCAACAGTGCGGTGCACAAGGGTAGAGCatcttggagctgcagcagtgcggTGCACAAGGGTAGAGCATCTTGGAGCTGCAACAGTGCGGTGCACAAGGGTAGAGCATCTTGGAGCTGCAACAGTGCGGTGCACAAGGGTAGCGCatcttggagctgcagcagtgcggTGCACAAGGGTAGCGCatcttggagctgcagcagtgcggTGCACAAGGGTAGCGCatcttggagctgcagcagtgcggTGCACAAGGGTAGAGCatcttggagctgcagcagtgcggTGCACAAGGGTAGCGCatcttggagctgcagcagtgcagtgatCAATAGCGTGACACATTACTGTTATGTCAGAACAAGTCACACACGGCCGTGTAGTGCACCTTATAATTAACCACTGATTTACAACAGAAATAGGATAGGCTGTTACATTCCATTAACTTGCCTTCCTTTCAGCTgacaggcagctgagggctgagcaCTTCATACACTTCCTGCAATTTCCTTCCCCACAAGCATTAAAATTGCTGTAATTAGCACAGATCAGCTATGACAGCAAAACTCTCATTTCATCTATACAATGCAGCAGGTTATAAAAAAATTGGGATTTATCAGTCTTATTAAGCAGCTAACCAGCAATTCTCTTTCATCATACATGCTCATATGGTTCCATGTAGTCTTTTCAGATCATTCGTTCACCTTCTATATGACTCTACAGAAAAGTAATGTTTTCCCAAGAACTGTGAAACAGGATGAGTTCAGCTGATGAGTCACAAGCATGCTGAAGAGGTATAGTAAAAactgatacaggtgctccatgGTTGCTGTTGAATGAGAGTATTTTCTGTCATGCTGTTTCTGAGAGTACTTACTGGGTGCTAGTCTGTATGAAAAAGGCTGCCTGAGAGGGAGTGGAACAtgttccttatgaggagagagtgagggagctgggtctctttagtttGGAAAGGCGGAGAATaaggagtgacctcattaatgttacATAAAAGgtgagagccatgaggatggagCCTGTCTCTGCTAAGTGatgcagcacaaggggcaacgggtggaagttgaggcataggaagttccatggaaacaggaggaaaaaatttttcactgtgagggggacagagcactagaacaggctgaccagagaggttgtggagtctcctcctctggagatattcaaaacctacctgggtgtgctcctgtgtgatctgctcaaggtgatcctgctctggcaggggggttggactaggtgatcttttgaggtcccttccaacccctaacattctgtgattctgagcacCCTGAACCTCCTGGTTgactttcttctgttttccatgTGACAGCTTGCTGTCAGAGGTGTGCAGTGTTTCATTTGACCTCACATTTTGATTTGTCTGTCAGAAGCATGGACTTCAGAAAAGGCAATTTGCAAGGTTAGGGGAGTTTATACTAGATAATAATTTTCCCACTAGGTAGGTACTGAGAGATTTGGCTAAATGTGGTCAAGTCAGATCACTGTGGGACATCTTCCTTCTGACTCCTAGAAACACCTACAGCAGGACTTCAGGACTGCAATCCTCCTGTGCTTCACAGCACCTGTCCAGTTAATGAAAGCTGCAAAGAGAAAGTGTAATATTAAAGTCTTTCCATAAAGCACAGCACAATAAACCACATGGAGGTTTCTATTGCATTTGCTTGAAGCCTCAAGGAAATGTAAATCCGCTGTGATAAATAGAAGCTTAAAGGAGATCAGCCACTTGCCCTGGTGAGGCACCGAGGAGTCCACTCTATTCAGACCACAGACCGTGGCACGTAAATGAACCTGTGGGGATTATGCTGGTGTCTGCGGTGGGGATGATGAACAGCTCAGGTTGTGCACTACCCAGGACATTTGACCTTTCACTGTCAATTAGGAGAAGCAGTTGTGACACTGACTGTAGGAACGTGATCTTACCATGCGTTTTGCTTTAGCCTTTTGGATGTGTATTGCTGTGTCCTTGTACTGATCGGCCAGGGGGTGGCAATGTCAACCCCGAAAACGTTTTCTTAAACTTGCTGGTCCGAGCTCCTGTTcgtgctcctcctcctctgtgcttttccccttcctctgttTTTGCAGTTCAGCAGCCTGTGCATGTATTTTAACTTCCTTTGCAAAAGTTAAGTTCAGTTTTATCTTCTGGGAGCTCGGTCCATTGCAAAGACTTCCTGATCCCACTAAAGTGTACACTTTTTCCTGCTCCCCCTTCATTCAGCTCCTTAGAGGTGCTCAAGTATACTTTTAAAGTGACTTATATTTCAGTGCCCGCTTTCCAATCAAGATTTCTCCTCTTCTTAAGGTGCAAATGCTAGAGACTCTGTCCTTTGACTATTTGAACCtttgaggtttggggttttatttgctttgtCTCAGGTCAATAAGCTTTGCTGTCCAGCTTCTTCATTTCCCAGCGTTCACCCTTCTGAAATAAAACATCTTTCCATTTCAGGTCTGTCATTTGTCTAAAGCAGCAACTAAGttattttctgtatttccatCTTACTTCACTATAAAACTTTCATAGTGGTGCTATGAAGTCTTCTGTAGAAGTACCGGAGCCCCCTCTGAATGAGGTGTTTCATGGCATGCTCACCAGCAGAGCTCCCACCAAGGGCTGATCTACTTCTCTTCCCAGTTTCAGGAAGCCACTGCCCAGCATGACGAAGCATGACAAGACAATCATCAGTGCTTAAACTTACATAGCGGAGTGCAGCCACCAGGACTGCCTGCAAAATATCCTCCTAGTTCACATTAATTTCTTCTATTTGGTACCATGGCAGTTACCAGCACTCAGGTTCCTCTCCAAGAGGGAGACAGGGGCACAAGTTctaggcagagggagagaaggggcaGAACACCATCACACAAGCCTGATGAGAAGATACCTGCCCTTGCAGGCTCCCAGATGGGAGCCGTGGGAGATTTCCTCCAGAAGTTCTCCCCACTCCAGTAAGCTCTCAGCTTTATGCCTCTTATTTTTTGCAGCTTCTTCATTCATCCAAATCTTCTTGGAGAGACAGGCAGGGCAGAAGTGTACTAGAGCCTGAACTGCTTTTAAAGCTTCTGGGTTAGCCTCCCATTCACCTCTTTTCCCACAGCTCAGTACAGAGTGTGCCTCATACAACATGTTCCTCCTTTCAAGCACGAAACAAAACTCAGCACTTGTGGAGTACAGTGCCTGCTCTTATTAGAGCAGGAAGGAATAATTACAGGGATTATGTATGTGGTACTGAATGTCAAGGCTTATTAAAGCTGCTCTCCAGATCAAGATTCAATAAAGATCCTTCCAAGgtgctgcttttctgcctgAAATTAAATTATGGTATCAAATACCTTAGAACTGCACCTTCCAAGTAACTAGTTCTGCTGGCATATTTAAGTTACTCATCTGACCATTACCAGAATACATCAAAGCTCCTCATGCTTGCAAGCATCAGAGGGTTTTGTCCAGTGCTGCTCCTAAGGTACAAAACACCTACTGTGCTCCAGCAGGTATCATGCATGCCAGGCTTTACAAAAAAGGTGTGTGGGCAAAAGGAGAAATCCCTCACTCAGAAAATTTTTCTTCAAGTTATTTGTCCATAAGAATATTTGATTACAGGGGATGATGCCAAAGCAGTGAACACATCCATTTAGAAAATGCACTGCAGTGTTTCAGGAGATCAGCAGCTGAAGCTCTTCTTGGGCTCAACAGTGTGTCCAGTTTGAGCCTTCTGAAAATGCCTCTCCAGCCAGTCATTTAGGAGGTGcatccagcctcctgctcctccacaccACAGAGGTCAGCCCATGAAGAGGCTGAGTACTGgcaaagctctgcagctggtgaCTGCACTGACCTCTGTCCTGactcctgtggctgtgtgcagaaCTGGCTGCCCTAGGAATGCCTCAATACAAGGCTGGCAGCATTAGAACACATCTGACAGTCAGGAAACCTGTCTTAGGCAAAGGCTGAAGACGTGATTAAAATCTGTCCTTAGGCCTTCAGTGAGCCAAGGAAGACTTGGACACCTGAAACATGTTCAGACTCATGCTAGATTCACAGGCAATGCTCTTGCAGCATGGCTTCCTGTGATGGCAGCAGGAAATGGCTCTCATGGATAACCAAAGCCTGAAGTCAAATGAGGCAGTCAAGAAGCTCTTTCCCAGGGTGGACAGTTATGAACCAAGCCTCAGATTTGTGAGAGGATTCATCTAGAAGTGAGCAGGTACCATTCGGCTGTAAGAAAGCTttaacagccctgctgctgtgctgcctttaaACTGGTGAAGTTTGTAAGTGAGCtcccaaagcaaaacaggagAGAGATTTGTTGTGCTCCAGTTCTTTGCTGCTTCCCCACTTTAGACATTTAGAAATGCCACTACTTCATGATTACTCAAATAATCTGGATCCATGCCATTTGAATCCTAACTCCCATCACACGTCCACACGATTTCAAGCCGATCTTCACATCCTGGCTAGCAGAACTACTAAACCAGATCTACTCTTCCTAGACATCTGCCTCCTTGTAAGGCCTTTAGTAAAAATAGGACAGCTGCTGACATTTGGAGCTATGCTGAAGTGATTGATGCCGTGCTAAAGCTCATTTTGGCTTCATGCAGCAAGAAGGGGATGTAGGGATTCAGTGCAGTAGGGGAAGCACTAACAAGGCAGCAGTGCTATGCCAGTTGGTCAAAATGGGATAAACACTTCTCAGGTGTCAGAGAGGAGCTCTCTATTGCAGGACATACTGCATCAGTTTGACAGTGCCTGTTACCTTTCTCCAGTCAATACAGGGAGAGATGAAACTAGTGACTTAACTGAACAGCAGTGAAATTGGTTTGCTTTAAGGGCTGAAATGAGAAATGTAAATCCCAATGAACTAACAAATAAACACTCTGAGGAATATCAATGCTGTTACTTCTAGAAGTCTTTCCATTTTGTGATTCATTTCAGCAGGTCTCTCAAACACCACCGTTTGGGGGGCAGGACGGTCTCCTGTAAGCTGATGTTTGGACAGGCGTTAGGCTCAGACTTGACTCCAATGTCATCCCAGTTCAATTACTCAATCCAAATAATCAATTACTAGCAAAATCTGAACTGCAGGTTATTAGCAGTAATGAAACTGCAATGCATTTTCACACCAAAAATGAAAACATATGcttgcattaaaaataaaataaaataaatatatgtatttGAGGAATAAGTGCAAGATTCTTGACCATTTATATTCAAACCCACTTGCTACTGGCAGATAATAATCACAAAGAAACTACAGCAGTGAAAGCACAACTTTTTTGTGCCTAGCTACATTTTAGATATCACAAGTCACTGGCATCAGAGCTAGTCCAAGTTTTTGCCAGCTCCAACAGTCTCCCAACAGTTCCACAACCTTCAGCCCTTCAACTACAGCGCTGAAGAGGAAGCCATATatatacaaacacacacaccagaCACGTTTTTATAGGTACATTTTAAATGAGTCACTGCTCTGTTCCTGTTTTGATAGGAATCAGTGATGGTATTACAGTTCCAGGCATGAGCAAAGCATCTTTTCAGAGAAAGCACTGAGTGTTCATTATTTTGGTTCACTACTTGTACCACAGAACACATCAGAGTACCATACCCACACtgagaacttcctgtgctgacACCCTTTCATTTACTTCATTGTGTGTTATGGAGGTAAAGGCTGGAATTTCTTCTCACCTGCTCTGAAATCTTTCCCTCTTACACTAGAAAAACCTACCACTGTAGCCTAGACCATGACATCCTGCAGAGAGGGCTGCCAAGTATCATTCAGCATTAATGACAAGCACAAGAAGAAGATGGCTTGTCAGAAGCACAGCGTGACTCAGACCAACTTCCACTCCTTTCCACACCATTACATTTCAGTATTGTCCCAGCACATTTGGAGGAACAGATGATTAAACACAGCCTCATTTTAGGAACCAAGTTAATGAAGCGAGGACTGTGCAAGTGTAAAGGCTTGTTTCACAAAGGCTTCTGGAGTCACAGTGACATGTTTCCAATCAACCTGAATTAGCAAATGTATTTATTACCTGGCAGCCGTGGGTTGGGAGAAAACTCCCATACCAAAGTCAGCTTGAATACCGAGCTAGATTAACACAACACATGAACAAACAATTCTCACAAGCTCAATACAGGCAACTAGCTGTGAAGTCTGTAGAAACAAATGTAATTTAACTGATTAATAACTGCCTGCATTACCTCCAAATATCCCCTCACTGTGAGGTGTCCACCAGGCCACCAGGTAGTTTCATCTTCCATTAAGGGTTGTATTTTGGAGTGCCATTGCTTTCTTTTGCGCTCTCTCCCACATTGTGGGAAGAGAGGAGGTATTCcaattaatcatagaattgttagggttagaaggggcctcaaggatcatcacattccaacccccctgccatgggcagggacacctcacaccagatcaggttgctcagagccccatccagcctggcattaaaaacctccagggatgagacttctatcacctccctgggcaacctgttccagtgtctcaccagcctcatggggaagttcttcctgacatccaatctgaatctacccacttctagttttgcttcattccccctagccctatcactacctggcaccctaaaaagtccctcaccagattTCCTGtagggccccttcagatactggaaggccacaattaggtctcctcagagccttctcttctccagattgaatagccccaactctctcagtctgtctccattcACACTGTCGTTCCCTAAGCAATAACTATTCCCACCAGAAACCATTAAAGAACCCTTTCTATCTTTCACCCACTATAACTGAAATAGCAAATCTTACACATTCCAGGACAACCACAGCATTAATTTGTACCTTTTGGGAAAGAAAGGTGTGACCTACAGAAGAACAGAACTCCCCTTGAGCAGGGACTCTGCTCAGTAGATGCCTATGGGAGACCATCCTAGAGAGAACAAGGATGCAGGAAACCTGGTTATGTTCAAGAAccatctcctccaggctcaggaATGGTCCATCACAACACAAAGAAAATCCAGTAGTAGTGGCAGGAGGCCTGGATAAATGAACAAGGAGCTCTTGACTAAACTTAGATGTGAAAGAAAGGCATACAGGAggtgcaagcaggagcagggggccTAGGAAGATTATGGTTACACTATTCAAGCATGCATAGAAAGGGTTAGAAAAGCTAAGTGCAAATTAAGTGGAATCTGGCAAGGGAGACAAGGCCACAACAAAAGCTCTAGCAGAGACACCATCAACAGAAAGACTAGAGAAAAAATGGGCCCCACAGCTGAGCAGGCAAGAGAACCTGCTGGCAGGAGATATGGAAAAGGCCAAAGCACTCACTGCCACCTGTGCTTCTGTCCTTACCAGCAAGAACAGCCTTCAGAGTACAGAAAATTGCCCTAGGTGCCAGGCTCTAGAGGCAGTAACCAGCAACACAAAGCTCAGCTGGAGGCCTGGCCTTATTAGTGCACACTAAGGGTTGGCATCAGGGCCAGAACAGTTTAACACCTTCATTAATGACTCAGGCAATGGGACACAGCTCACCCTCAGGATATTTGCAGTCAACACAAAGCCAGGAGAAGACCCTGGTACCCCAGAGGCATGCTGACATCAACAGGCAGGAGATGCGAGCCAGCATTCAAACCCCATGAAGCTTAAAAGGCAACACCAAGTCCTGCTCCTGGACACAAGCCACCCCAGGCACCAGAGCATAAAGGCCAAACAGCTGGAAAGTAGCTTTGCAGAAAACCCCCTGGGAGGTCCACATAAACAAGGGGAGCACCAGTCAGCCACATGCACCCTTGCAGGCAACAGAACACCACCAGAAGGTCACAGAAACACAATGAAGGCTGGTAGTGTCTTTACCAAACCACTGTTATATGAAACAACTACCAAGTTGCCCAGGTAGTGCTACATTACTGGCAGGACAAAgacctcctgctgccttcaaCCACTTTACAACTCATCTGCTTGAACTCACCTTTCCCCTGTCAGTATTTCTCAGTCAAGTGGTTTCGGTGTGGTGTCCTACTTGGTAAGATTGCACTCGCAGAGCCTACGCTCTGTAAAATGGGCATTCAGCTCATTTAAGTAATGCAGGCCACCTTCCTGTGCATTCTAGATGTGCATAATGAAAAGTGAACAAATACATTACTACCTAATGTGTATTTCAAAGCCTGTAAATAAAGAAGCAAATTTTTCTGCTGTACAAAGTATTTACAAAAGCATACAAGTGGGGGGGGAAGCAACCAACAATAGTTTATTTTGCTGCCCAAATTACTAAACACTGACAAGAGAACCTGGTAGTGGATACATTCAGAATGTAGGGTTCCCTGCACAATTAAGAGAAcacctcacagtaaaaaaggtGAAATGCTGTGTTAGCAAAACAAGAGAGTCACACAACAGACTGAAGACTAGGAGGAGGTGTGGCACAATCATTTAAAGCCAAGTTCCCAGGTGAAGGCAGACACCTGAGGACTGACAGAGCTATTCCAGACTTTGGTGACTACTGAAAAACATAAACATCTAGTCTCACAAGTATACAAATGGCAATACATTACACATCTCTATGCATCACTGTGAGCCCCCAACAGTGGCACAAAGGTATCAGACGTAAGAATTAGGGTAAAAATGTCTAGACTAGAAATCAGAAGAGCTCTCCTTGGAGTGCATCTAAAACATATCTACAGTTCTGTCCCTTTCTTATCTGCCAGGTATTCCAGACAATTTAAGGATCTTTCACTCCCCTCAGAAAAGTCATTGCAGCTCTACAGCAAGTGGTTAGAAGCCACAGGCTTTTTGCAATGATGTTACCTGTTCTCACATGAAAAATGATTATTCTCAGACTCAGAGTTTAAGGGTAGCTGTTCAAAACCATTAACAGG from Dryobates pubescens isolate bDryPub1 chromosome 4, bDryPub1.pri, whole genome shotgun sequence includes these protein-coding regions:
- the LOC128897199 gene encoding keratin-associated protein 5-5-like encodes the protein MRYPCAPHCCSSKMLYPCAPHCCSSKMRYPCAPHCCSSKMRYPCAPHCCSSKMRYPCAPHCCSSKMLYPCAPHCCSSKMLYPCAPHCCSSKMLYPCAPHCCSSKMFYPCAPHCCSSKMLYPCAPHCCSSKMLYPCAPHCCSSKMRYPCAPHCCSSKMLYPCAPHCCSSKMRYPCAPHCCSSKMRYPCAPHCCSSKMLYPCAPHCCSSKMRYPCAPHCCSSKMRYPCAPHCCSSKMRYPCALHCCSSKMLYPCAPHCCSSKMLYPCAPHCCSSKMLYPCAPHCCSSKMLYPCAPHCCSSKMRYPCAPHCCSSKMRYPCALHCCSSKMLYPCAPHCCSSKMLYPCAPHCCSSKMLYPCAPHCCSSKMLYPCAPHCCSSKMLYPCAPHCCSSKMLYPCAPHCCSSKMRYPCAPHCCSSKMRYPCAPHCCSSKMRYP